One Clavelina lepadiformis chromosome 1, kaClaLepa1.1, whole genome shotgun sequence genomic region harbors:
- the LOC143465754 gene encoding uncharacterized protein LOC143465754, with protein sequence MEKQQQVFVQSSVNSSQWQAGEKLSAPKTQSSQIKKQNHVIKGASGRVSPNLTQVKSTNQQDASEHGEENVGLAVPEQTMSLLQTPEQERTYRKLVVVPDGQSVTKRDRSVSPCVSESTSYTVPTHKQDVTEYKEFNSATLEKYYGNVTPYGTVAKNEQEQPSFDSVDVPNVSEDPGTVRVETPFIKSTSASRSHSRISSPLYTTLLRTNASGTSQVQLLSNNSVDYVDFVPKIVKESFWSREYQEFGVCVEEANLWLAENAEYQVTQCESVRHRMDQFHELNTENTASDDRSYVIGLRLWVKRQPDKFRPTILNYQNIIPDYKTKNKDRKWKRGDCPYMEDLPKTLEKLNQEMQAMPLQGRFLNAETVPLNYAIAHRTDGTLNADTTYCNVDAQGIWEFFMIRIYSADSESHNTSPDLGYVDFVPGILSMPPSTPQFESHATLIIKASDWMKRERSKKIINIQSVEFPFKMRHLNASKGYLNTSISCFETTRVSALHTTLRVLRVWYSRENVQDDGRKSMELSLFGEDLKQEIDMATFVPCQLTTRWCCGAQRAIHATMRHTVARMNDWLSRTGAEVICVQTDNVEKWQKSSYNVHTMLPSRTYNKEDHVSTLCRSSLECRLTVIRVFFKPNTLTNVVEPPTDKPAEPFCCFVGCAIM encoded by the exons ATGGAAAAACAGCAACAGGTTTTTGTACAAAGTTCTGTAAATTCATCACAATGGCAAGCTGGAGAAAAGCTTTCAGCACCAAAAACTCAATCGAgtcaaatcaaaaaacaaaatcacgTGATTAAAGGTGCAAGTGGAAGAGTATCACCAAACCTGACTCAAGTGAAAAGCACGAACCAACAAGACGCTTCAGAACACGGGGAAGAGAATGTTGGACTTGCAGTTCCGGAGCAAACCATGTCTCTGCTGCAAACTCCAGAGCAAGAGCGCACATACAGGAAACTGGTGGTCGTTCCGGACGGTCAAAGTGTAACCAAAAGAGACAGGAGTGTTTCACCATGTGTTTCTGAATCCACCTCGTATACAGTGCCTACACATAAGCAAGACGTCACAGAGTACAAAGAGTTCAACTCTGCGACACTTGAGAAGTATTATGGAAACGTCACTCCTTATGGTACGGTTGCAAAAAACGAGCAAGAACAACCCAGCTTCGATTCTGTGGACGTACCCAACGTAAGTGAAGATCCAGGAACTGTTCGCGTCGAGACACCCTTCATTAAATCCACTTCAGCTAGTCGAAGCCACTCCAGAATATCTTCGCCGCTGTATACAACACTTTTGAGAACCAATGCTTCCGGTACGAGTCAAGTACAACTTCTGAGCAACAACAGCGTAGACTACGTTGACTTTGTTCCCAAAATAGTGAAAGAATCATTTTGGAGCAGGGAATATCAGGAATTTGG AGTGTGTGTCGAAGAGGCAAATTTATGGTTGGCCGAAAACGCGGAATACCAAGTTACACAATGCGAGAGCGTCCGCCATCGTATGGATCAGTTTCATGAACTGAATACAGAAAACACTGCTTCTGATGATCGTTCATATGTTATTGGACTTAG ATTGTGGGTTAAACGCCAGCCTGATAAATTTCGTCCAACGATACTAAACTACCAAAACATTATCCCggattacaaaacaaaaaacaaggaCAGAAAGTGGAAGCGAGGAGATTGTCCGTACATGGAAGATCTTCCGAAAACCTTAGAAAAATTGAACCAAGAAATGCAGGCAATGCCTCTACAAG GAAGGTTCCTTAACGCTGAAACGGTTCCACTTAATTACGCCATTGCGCATCGCACAGACGGAACTTTGAATGCAGACACGACCTATTGCAATGTTGACGCACAGGGAATTTGGGAGTTTTTCATGATCAGGATCTATTCTGCTGACAGCGAATCTCATAACACAAGCCCAGACCTAG GATATGTGGATTTCGTTCCCGGAATTCTTTCAATGCCGCCGTCGACTCCACAATTCGAATCACATGCGACTTTAATAATAAAAGCGAGCGACTGGATGAAAAGGGAGCGTTCAAAAAAGATTATCAATATTCAATCGGTGGAATTTCCCTTCAAGATGAGACATTTGA ATGCGTCTAAAGGTTACCTCAACACCAGTATTTCTTGCTTTGAAACGACGCGGGTCAGTGCCCTGCATACAACGTTGCGAGTACTGAGGGTGTGGTATTCACGGGAAAACGTTCAAGACGATGGCAGAAAGTCAATGGAGTTAAGCTTATTTGGGGAAGATCTGAAGCAGGAAATTGACATGGCAACCTTTGTGCCATGTCAATTAACCACAAGATGGTGCTGCGGAGCTCAAAGGGCCATCCATGCGACCATGCGGCATACCGTAGCAAGAATGAACGACTGGTTGTCTCGAACAG GTGCTGAAGTTATATGCGTACAAACCGACAATGTTGAAAAGTGGCAAAAAAGTTCATACAATGTCCACACCATGCTGCCTTCGCGGACCTACAACAAGGAAGATCATGTCTCAACATTGTGCAGAAGCTCTTTGGAATGCAGGCTGACTGTTATCAGAGTCTTTTTTAAGCCCAACACTCTCACTAACGTGGTGGAGCCACCCACAGACAAACCGGCCGAACCATTTTGCTGTTTTGTCGGTTGCGCTATCATGTAA
- the LOC143470453 gene encoding 2-hydroxyacyl-CoA lyase 1-like isoform X1 — protein MTDLDETMTGAEVIAHALKTQGVEYVFGVVGVPVIEVGMAIQQAGIKYIGMRNEQSASYAAGAIGYLTGKPGACLVVSGPGLIHALGGMANAMVNCWPMIVLGGSSDNDQQSMGAFQEFPQVEACRMYSKFSEKPTNMEIIPEIIEKAVRLSMYGRPGACYVDIPGNFVNAQVKSKTLRFRGMCPPPPRSLADPGDVEKACRVLQSAKRPLVVVGKGAAYAGAHEEIKELVEKHNFPFLPTPMGKGVLSDDHPLSVAAARSRALLNADVIVLLGARLNWQLHFGRTPRFQKNVKIIQVDICPEEFHNNVPTTVALLGDVRNIVKQLNECYHKTYRGVAWKFPMQSEWWKTLQEKINSNAKQTEDIANDKSVPLNYYAVFDVLKKQLPKDCYIVSEGANTMDICRSTIPNYLPRHRLDAGTFGTMGLGLGFAIAASLYAADTARKNGAEPEKVVCIQGDSAFGFSGMELETVCRYKLPIVFVVVNNNGIGQGAGKEFWEGLQTTDEIAVGALPIFLSPNARYEKVMEAFGEEGHYCESADQLAKAFQRCLSRSNQNPSLINVMIDPSSSRKKQEFGWLTRSKM, from the exons ATGACTGATCTTGATGAAACCATGACGGGTGCAGAGGTCATTGCTCATGCTCTGAAAACTCAG gGTGTGGAGTATGTTTTTGGGGTTGTTGGTGTTCCAGTGATAGAGGTTGGCATGGCAATACAACAGGCTGGAATAAAGTATATTGGCATGAGAAACGAGCAGTCAGCCTCATATGCAGCTGGTGCAATAGGTTATTTAACTGGAAAACCAG GAGCATGTTTAGTTGTGTCAGGTCCTGGTCTGATCCATGCACTTGGTGGTATGGCCAATgcaatggttaactgttggcCAATGATTGTATTAGGAGGTTCATCAGATAATGACCAGCAATCTATGGGGGCTTTTCAAGAATTTCCTCAG GTAGAGGCTTGCCGCATGTACAGTAAATTCTCCGAAAAGCCAACAAATATGGAGATAATCCCTGAAATTATTGAAAAGGCAGTCCGTTTGTCAATGTATGGCCGCCCTGGTGCTTGTTATGTTGATATACCTGGCAATTTCGTCAATGCACAAGTCAAAAGTAAAACGCTAAG ATTCCGTGGCATGTGTCCTCCTCCTCCTCGAAGTTTGGCTGATCCAGGCGATGTAGAAAAAGCATGTCGTGTTCTGCAAAGTGCAAAGCGCCCACTTGTGGTTGTTGGAAAGGGTGCTGCATATGCTGGAGCTCACGAAGAAATAAAGGAACTTGTGGAAAAACACAACTTTCCATTTCTTCCAACTCCAATGGGTAAAGGGGTTCTCTCTGATGACCACCCACTCTCAGTTGCAGCTGCTCGTTCACG TGCATTGCTTAATGCTGATGTGATTGTACTTCTGGGGGCAAGGCTTAACTGGCAGCTACACTTTGGAAG GACTCCTCGATTTCAGAAGAATGTGAAAATTATTCAAGTTGACATTTGTCCTGAGGAATTTCACAATAACGTGCCAACGACTGTTGCTTTACTCGGAGACGTGCGCAACATTGTAAAACAG CTTAATGAGTGTTATCACAAGACATACAGAGGTGTTGCTTGGAAATTCCCCATGCAGTCTGAATGGTGGAAAACGTTGCAGGAAAAGATAAATTCCAATGCAAAACAGACAGAG GACATTGCCAACGACAAATCTGTGCCACTCAATTACTACGCTGTCTTTGACGTTCTTAAAAAACAACTGCCAAAGGATTGTTATATCGTCAGTGAGGGCGCAAACACCATGGATATTTGCCGAAGTACAATTCCGAATTACCTACCACGCCACAG GTTAGATGCAGGGACTTTCGGCACAATGGGGTTGGGACTCGGATTCGCGATCGCTGCAAGCCTGTATGCTGCTGATACAGCTCGTAAAAATGGAGCTGAGCCGGAGAAAGTG GTCTGTATCCAGGGCGATAGCGCTTTCGGTTTTTCTGGAATGGAACTAGAAACCGTTTGTCGATACAAACTGCCCATTGTCTTCGTGGTTGTAAATAACAACGGCATCGGGCAAGGAGCCGGCAAAGAATTTTGGGAAGGTTTGCAAACTACTGACGAGATCGCTGTGGG AGCATTGCCTATCTTCCTTTCCCCCAATGCCCGTTATGAGAAGGTGATGGAAGCCTTTGGAGAGGAAGGCCATTATTGTGAGTCCGCTGACCAATTGGCCAAAGCTTTTCAACGTTGCTTGTCGCGCTCCAATCAAAATCCGAGCTTGATCAACGTCATGATTGATCCCTCGTCCAGCCGAAAGAAGCAGGAATTCGGCTGGCTGACGAGGAGCAAGATGTAG
- the LOC143470453 gene encoding 2-hydroxyacyl-CoA lyase 1-like isoform X2: protein MTDLDETMTGAEVIAHALKTQGVEYVFGVVGVPVIEVGMAIQQAGIKYIGMRNEQSASYAAGAIGYLTGKPGACLVVSGPGLIHALGGMANAMVNCWPMIVLGGSSDNDQQSMGAFQEFPQVEACRMYSKFSEKPTNMEIIPEIIEKAVRLSMYGRPGACYVDIPGNFVNAQVKSKTLRFRGMCPPPPRSLADPGDVEKACRVLQSAKRPLVVVGKGAAYAGAHEEIKELVEKHNFPFLPTPMGKGVLSDDHPLSVAAARSRALLNADVIVLLGARLNWQLHFGRTPRFQKNVKIIQVDICPEEFHNNVPTTVALLGDVRNIVKQLNECYHKTYRGVAWKFPMQSEWWKTLQEKINSNAKQTEDIANDKSVPLNYYAVFDVLKKQLPKDCYIVSEGANTMDICRSTIPNYLPRHRLDAGTFGTMGLGLGFAIAASLYAADTARKNGAEPEKVVCIQGDSAFGFSGMELETVCRYKLPIVFVVVNNNGIGQGAGKEFWEGLQTTDEIAVGGEDVVRL, encoded by the exons ATGACTGATCTTGATGAAACCATGACGGGTGCAGAGGTCATTGCTCATGCTCTGAAAACTCAG gGTGTGGAGTATGTTTTTGGGGTTGTTGGTGTTCCAGTGATAGAGGTTGGCATGGCAATACAACAGGCTGGAATAAAGTATATTGGCATGAGAAACGAGCAGTCAGCCTCATATGCAGCTGGTGCAATAGGTTATTTAACTGGAAAACCAG GAGCATGTTTAGTTGTGTCAGGTCCTGGTCTGATCCATGCACTTGGTGGTATGGCCAATgcaatggttaactgttggcCAATGATTGTATTAGGAGGTTCATCAGATAATGACCAGCAATCTATGGGGGCTTTTCAAGAATTTCCTCAG GTAGAGGCTTGCCGCATGTACAGTAAATTCTCCGAAAAGCCAACAAATATGGAGATAATCCCTGAAATTATTGAAAAGGCAGTCCGTTTGTCAATGTATGGCCGCCCTGGTGCTTGTTATGTTGATATACCTGGCAATTTCGTCAATGCACAAGTCAAAAGTAAAACGCTAAG ATTCCGTGGCATGTGTCCTCCTCCTCCTCGAAGTTTGGCTGATCCAGGCGATGTAGAAAAAGCATGTCGTGTTCTGCAAAGTGCAAAGCGCCCACTTGTGGTTGTTGGAAAGGGTGCTGCATATGCTGGAGCTCACGAAGAAATAAAGGAACTTGTGGAAAAACACAACTTTCCATTTCTTCCAACTCCAATGGGTAAAGGGGTTCTCTCTGATGACCACCCACTCTCAGTTGCAGCTGCTCGTTCACG TGCATTGCTTAATGCTGATGTGATTGTACTTCTGGGGGCAAGGCTTAACTGGCAGCTACACTTTGGAAG GACTCCTCGATTTCAGAAGAATGTGAAAATTATTCAAGTTGACATTTGTCCTGAGGAATTTCACAATAACGTGCCAACGACTGTTGCTTTACTCGGAGACGTGCGCAACATTGTAAAACAG CTTAATGAGTGTTATCACAAGACATACAGAGGTGTTGCTTGGAAATTCCCCATGCAGTCTGAATGGTGGAAAACGTTGCAGGAAAAGATAAATTCCAATGCAAAACAGACAGAG GACATTGCCAACGACAAATCTGTGCCACTCAATTACTACGCTGTCTTTGACGTTCTTAAAAAACAACTGCCAAAGGATTGTTATATCGTCAGTGAGGGCGCAAACACCATGGATATTTGCCGAAGTACAATTCCGAATTACCTACCACGCCACAG GTTAGATGCAGGGACTTTCGGCACAATGGGGTTGGGACTCGGATTCGCGATCGCTGCAAGCCTGTATGCTGCTGATACAGCTCGTAAAAATGGAGCTGAGCCGGAGAAAGTG GTCTGTATCCAGGGCGATAGCGCTTTCGGTTTTTCTGGAATGGAACTAGAAACCGTTTGTCGATACAAACTGCCCATTGTCTTCGTGGTTGTAAATAACAACGGCATCGGGCAAGGAGCCGGCAAAGAATTTTGGGAAGGTTTGCAAACTACTGACGAGATCGCTGTGGG AGGAGAAGACGTGGTCAGACTTTAA